In the Gossypium arboreum isolate Shixiya-1 chromosome 10, ASM2569848v2, whole genome shotgun sequence genome, one interval contains:
- the LOC108489740 gene encoding uncharacterized protein LOC108489740, protein MMEVNAGYSRSNEKQLPECRKSVDKGKKPVEKDASASAFVNHAAISWHENRRKWTGDKSLKARKISKDQVISWSTTYEELLSTNDPFSEPIPLPEMVDFLVDIWHDDGLYD, encoded by the exons ATGATGGAGGTCAACGCTGGATATTCCCGTTCGAATGAGAAACAACTGCCAGAGTGTCGAAAATCTGTTGATAAAGGGAAAAAGCCAGTAGAaaaagatgcaagcgcttctgcATTTGTAAACCATG CTGCAATCTCTTGGCACGAGAACAGAAGAAAGTGGACAGGAGATAAATCTCTAAAAGCACGAAAGATCAGTAAGGATCAAGTTATAAG CTGGTCTACAACATATGAGGAGCTTCTTTCAACTAATGACCCATTTTCCGAGCCAATTCCTTTGCCG GAAATGGTAGATTTTCTAGTTGATATTTGGCACGACGACGGGCTGTACGATTAG